DNA sequence from the Brevundimonas sp. NIBR10 genome:
TCTTCTGAACAGCCGTCCTCGATCGACACGATCGGGAACCGTTCGCACAGGTCGGCCAGATATCCGACCATCCCGTCCTGATCCAGCGACTTGCCCTCGCCGGTCAGCTCGTACTTGCCGTTCTTGAAGAACTCGGTCGAGGCGACGTCGAGACCCAGGTGGAAATCCTCACCGGCCAGATAGCCTGCCGCCTGCCCAGCCTTGGTGATGAAGCTCAGCGCCTCCTCGGCCGAGGCCAGGTTGGGGGCGAAACCGCCCTCGTCGCCGACGTTGGTGTTGTGACCCGCGTCCTTCAGCTGCTTCTTCAGCGCGTGGAAGATTTCCGAACCCATACGGAGGGCTTCGGAAAAGCTCTCGGCACCGGTCGGCAGGATCATGAACTCCTGGATGTCGATCGGATTGTCGGCATGCATCCCGCCGTTGATGATGTTCATCATCGGCGTCGGCAGCACACGCGCAGACACCCCGCCGACATAGCGGTGCAGCGGCAGTCCGGCCGAGATCGCGCTGGCCTTGGCCACCGCCAGCGACACGCCCAGGATCGCATTGGCCCCCAGACGCGCTTTGTTGTCGGTGCCGTCCAGGGTGATCAGGGCCTCGTCGATGCGGCGCTGGTCCTCGGCGTCCATGCCCGACAGGGCGTCGAAGATCTCGCCGTTGACGGCGTCGACCGCCTTCATCACGCCCTTGCCGCCCCAGACGCTCTTGTCGCCGTCACGCAGCTCGACCGCCTCGTGCGCCCCGGTGGAGGCCCCCGACGGCACCGCCGCCCGGCCGAACGAGCCGTCGTCCAGGGTCACGTCCACTTCCACCGTCGGGTTGCCCCGGCTGTCGAGGATCTGGCGGGCGACGATGTCGGCGATGTCGGTCATGGGGCGCTCTGGCTGAAATGTGTGCCGCAGCGTTTAGCCCGCGACGGCCCCGGACTTCAAGGAACAGCGTGGTCTTTAGGAACAGCCCTCGACCAGCTGGATCGACGGACCGCCCGCCATCACCGTCATGACCTTGCCGTCCGAACCGATCTCGTAGCGGACGCCTCGGGCGCCCGGATCCTGCACATAGTTGGTCGACCCGCCGCGGCTCCAGGCGAACAGGTCCTCGGCCGGCGCGTCCTGATATTTGTGCGGCTGGGCGATGACGGCGCCGCCATAGGCCTGTTTGATCGCCGTCGCGGTGTCGCCCACCCCGAACCCACGCTCGGTCTTGACCGTCGCGTCCCGGCTGGCCGCGATGCGGGTCAGGCGCCCCTCCTCGATCATCACCCGCACGCCGGTCGGCGCATTGGCAGGATGATATTCGTCGCAGGCCTCGGGCTTGGCCCCGCCGACCGCATCGGGATTGGCGTCCGCGCCCCACGCGGCGGTCACCTCGGCCGTCGTCATCCCGATCTGCACTGGCCCCAACCCCTCGGCCGTCAGCACATTCGGATCGGCGGCGGGGGCGGGTGTTGGGGGTGCCGCAGGCGCACTGGCCACCGGCGGCGCGGAGGCGGGCTCCCGGGCCTGGTCACAGGCGGCGAGCGCCAGAACGGCAAGCGGGGCGAGACAGGCGAGACGCATCATGAGGTGTCCTTCGTCAGCGAACGATCCCATCACAACGCACGAAAACGGCGCGCGAAGCCATCGCGCGCCGTCATCAATGACGAATAAGCCGCCTGAACGGGGCCTAGTCTTCCTTGGGCGTCAGGACCTGGCGGCCGCGATAGGTGCCGGTCTTCAGGTCGATGTGGTGCGAACGACGCAGTTCACCCGTGTCCTTGTCCTCGGTGTAGGCGTTGGTACCCAGGGCGTCGTGGGCGCGGCGCATGTTGCGACGCGAGGGCGATACTTTGCGCTTCGGAACAGCCATGTCCGTCTCAATCTTTTAGGGCTCGGCGTCCGGCTGGACGCGAAAAACAAGCGGCGGCCCATGTCTGAGCCGCCTTGCGAGCGGGGGCTTATGCCCGAAAGGGTCGCCGATATCAAGGCCGCAACGGCGGCATCTTTTGGACCGTGGTTCGCGTTCTGATCCCGACTGTCATTGAAGGGAAGCCTCCCATGCCCGCCGACGCCACCGCCCCGGTCATTACCGGTCGGGCCAGACTCAAGCTCTTCCTGATCCTTGATTCGGTCTTCACCGTGCTGGCCGCGCCGCTCGCCCTGTTCTGGGGCATGATGTCGGTGATGGCCTCGACCACGACGACCGATATGGCCTGGGCCAACACCTACGCCCTGATCAACCTCAGCCTGCCGGTCGTCATGGTCCTGTGCGTGATCGGCGGCTGGATCGCCTATGGGCTGCGCCGCCAGCGGACCGCCTGGATCAGCATCTTGCTGCCTCTGCTCTGGCTGGCGGCGAGCCTCGCCATGATGGCGATGTGGCCCTCGCGCTAACTGCGACCCCACGTCTCCCGGTCCAGGCCGAAATACAGACTGTCCTTCCACTCGCCTCCGATGTTCCAGGTCCGCTCGGCCGACCCCGTCCGGACGAAGCCGAGCCTTTCCAGTAGTCGGATGGAGGCCATGTTCTCAGGGTCGACGTCCGCAGTCATCCGATCGATCGGACGATGCGCAAAGACATGGTCCACGGCCGCCCCCACCGCCTCCCCGGCCAGCCCCTGGCCCCAGTGGTCGGGGTGCAGGATATAGCCGACGTCCGGCAGCCGCCAGAACCCCGCCTTGCCGATGACGATCCCGTCCCGCTCGATGACGAAGTCGTCGCTGCCCCCCGCACTGCCCGCGATCATGTCCTCCAGCCAGGCCTGGGTCTCGGCGACCGTTACATGCGGCAGTGTCGACCACCATCGCATGGCGCGCGGATCGGACAGGACGGCATGCAGCTCCTCAAGATCGGTCGGCCGGGCGTGGCGCAGGACCAGCCGTTCCGTCCGCAGGATCAAATCGCGTCGCCCAGCAGCCGGTCCGCCACCGCCTCGCCGATCGCCAGCGAACTGGTCAGCCCCGGGCTCTCGATCCCGAACAGGGCCATCAGCCCGGGCAGGCCGTGGACCTCTGCGCCGTCCAGCTGGAAGTCCGGCTGCGTCTCTCCCGCCCCGTGCAGCTTTGGCCGTATGCCGGCATAGTCGGGCGTCAGCGCCCCTTCCGGCAACCCCGGCCAGAACCGCCGGATATAGGTCGCGAAGCCCTCGGCCCTGGCCGGATCGACCGAATAGTCCTCGGTCTCGACATATTCCAGATCCGGTCCGAACACCGCCTGCCCGCCCAGATCCTTGCGATAGTGCGTCCCCAGCGCCCCCGAGATCGGCGGCGGATAGATCAGCCGCTCGAACGGCGCCTTGCCCGTCAGCCGGAAATAGACCCCCTTGCCGAAATGGCCCCTGGGGATGCGGTCGGCGGGAAACCCCTCGATCCGCCCCGCCACGTCCTGTGACGACAGTCCCGGCGCCGTGACCAGTAGCCGCGTCGTCACGACCGCGCCGCCTTCCCCTCCGGCCGTCACCGTGAATCCGCCGCCCGGCAGCGTCTCGGCCCGCTCGAACGGCGTATCGACCACGACCGAACCGCCCGCGTCCTCGATCTCGCCCTGCAGGGCCAGCATGTAATCATGGCTGGCGAAGATGCCGCTCTCGGGCGACAGGATGGCGGCGTGGGCGTTCAGCGCCGGCTCCAGGGCCCGCGCCTGTTCACCCGTCAGATGCTCCAGCCCCTCGACGCCGTTGGCCACCGCCCGCTCGAAGATCGCCTCGATCGACGCCACTTCGTCAGCGTTGGTGGCGACGACCAGCTTGCCGCATTTGCGATAGTCGATCTTGCGGCTGTCCAGATAGGTGTACAGAGCCCGCCGCCCCTCGACGCAGAACCGCGCCTTCAGCGATCCCGTCGGATAGTAGAGCCCGCCGTGGATGACCTCGGAGTTCCTCGACGACACCCCCTGACCGATGTGGCCTTCCTTCTCGAGCACCAGCACGACCAGCCCGCGCTTAGACAGCGCCCGCCCGCAGGCCAGGCCCACGGCCCCCGCCCCCACCACGACCGCGTCGAAATCGAAGGCCGTCATGTCTTCGTCCCGTACCGCCGCGCCGCCTCGGCCTCGAAGCTGGCGATCAGCTTTCCAACCGCCAGATCGAAATTGGCGTGCAGCATGGCGTTCAGGATCGGGCTCCTGAAGGCGAAGTCGATCATGAACTCCAGCCGTGTTCCCTCTGGAATCGCATGAAAATCCCAGCGGTTCTTCAGATGTTTGAACGGTCCCCGGATCAGCCCGACCTCGACCCGCGGCAGGTTGCGGTCATGCCGCACCCAGGTCGAGAACCGCTCCTTCAGGAACGAGAACCCCACTTGCGCCTCCGCATCGACCAGATCGACCCCGGGGGCCTCCTCGCGCGCGTTCCAGGTCCGCATTGAGCTGACCCATTTCACGAACTGCGGATACGACCCGATGTCCGCCACCAGCTCGGCGAGCTGCTGCGGGGTGTAGGGAAGGACGCGGGTCACACGATGGATGGCCATCAGACGCGATGCCTTGTCATCCCGGCCGGAGCGAAGCGAAGAGCCCGGATCAACGCCGGTTCTGACCTTCCCGCGCCGCCTTCAGCCGCGCGAAGTCATCGCCCGCATGGTGCGACGACCGCGTTAGGGGCGAGGACGACACCATCAGGAACCCCTTGGCCCGCGCGATGGCCTCATAGGCCTTGAACTCTTCGGGCGTCACGAACCGGTCGATGGCGGCGTGTTTGCGGGTGGGCTGCAGGTACTGGCCGATGGTGATGAAGTCGACACCGGCCGAGCGCATGTCGTCCATCACCTGCATGACCTCTTCCTTGGTCTCGCCCAGACCCACCATGATGCCGGACTTGGTGAACTGGTTCGGATCGCGCTCCTTGACCATCTGCAGCAGTCGCAGCGAGTGGAAGTAGCGGGCACCCGGCCGGATCTTCAGATACAGCCGCGGCACGGTTTCCAGGTTGTGGTTGAACACGTCCGGGGTCGCATCGATCATGACCTCCGCCGCCCCGTCTTTCCTCAGGAAATCGGGCGTCAGGATCTCGATCGTCGTGTTCGGCGCCTGCAACCGGATCTGGCGCACCACCTCGGCGAAGTGGGCCGCGCCGCCGTCGGCGACGTCATCGCGGTCCACCGAGGTGATGACCACGTGGTTCAGCCCCAGTTGCGACACGGCCAGCCCGACCTTGGCCGGTTCTTCGGGATCGAGCGGCTGTGGCAGGCCCGTCTTGACGTTGCAGAAGGCGCAGGCCCGCGTACAGGTGTCGCCCATGATCATCAATGTGGCGTGCTTCTGGCTCCAGCACTCGCCGATGTTCGGGCACGCCGCCTCCTCGCATACGGTCACCAGGCCCTTGTCGCGCACGATCGCCTTGGTGGCGTTGTACTGCCCCGACCCCGGTGCCTTGACCCTCAGCCAGTCGGGCTTCCTCAGCACCGCCGTCTCCGGCCGGTTCTGCTTTTCCGGATGCCGCAGCTCCGCCGGCGTCTTCGTCAGGGTGTCGATCAGGGTGACCATGACCGGTATTTCGTCGCTCCTGCCCCATTAGGCAAGCCACGGACGGTTACGGGGGGTGACGGGGCGAAGTCGCCAGGGAGGGGCAGCCCGATTTGGCCGGTGCAGTCTTCGTGTTCTTCCTCCGTCCTTTACGGGGGAAAGCGGTCCGTCGATCGCGCAGCGATCCAGGACCGATGAGGAAGGTTCCCCGACTCCCTTCGCACAGCCCCCATCGTCGCTGCCTTCGCTTCGCTCAGGGACGCGACACTTCCCCCGCTGCGCGGGAGAAGAAGACTCTCTCGGCTTGTCCGACGCCTCCAGGTTTCAAACTTCGAGCGGCCAATCCCTTGCCCCGCAACGGATTGCAGATTTCTGACCCCCTCGAACACGCCCAGGTCCCCACCCCCGCTATACTGCTCTTCGTCCCGTCGCGGGGAAGGGCGCAAGGCCTTGCGATCTTGTTGCGGCGGGGGTGTGTGGAGCGGGATTGGACCGGGGGATGCCGGCGCAGTTCTTTCGGGGACTGCGTCGCCCCGGATCGTCAAAGGGCCTGGCGCAGAGAGTCGGATCGTTCAGGGGACGGGCACGCAAGGCGCCCGCCTTCCCGCCGGGGGCGCGGTAGCGGCAAGGGTTAACACCCCCGCTGGTTCGAGCGATCGAGCCGTACAGCTCCTGCGAAAACCACATGCGCGGAGCGTCTGTCTTTCGCCGAAACGGTATTTTCTATTTCTTTCCGGGCGAGGGCCCGGACGCTCCGCCGACCCTTCCCATCGCCTCAGCGAGAGATCGCGTGAGGGCGAATAGGCGTGTGTGGTCAGTGGTCAGTGGTTAGTGGCTCGTGATTGCTGCATCTGGCGACGCGCCGGCTGGCGGCCATGGGCGCTGCGTCGAGGATGCGACAACCACGAGCCACAAATCACCAACCACTCTTCCACCCAACCTTATCGTTGTTAACCCGCACCGCCTTCGCTAGGCGTCATCGCGAACACCACGGAGCATCCGATGTCGCGGACGACCGACCGGTTCGAGGGCACCTCGAACTATATCGCCACCCAGGACCTGAAGATCGCGGTCAACGCCGCCGTCGCCCTGGAACGGCCCCTGCTCATCAAGGGCGAGCCCGGCACCGGCAAGACGGTGCTGGCCTATGAGATGGCCAAGGCGCTGAACGCGCCACTGATCACCTGGCACATCAAGTCCACGACCAAGGCCCACAACGGCCTGTATGAATACGACGCCGTCAGCCGCTTGAGGGACAGCCAGCTCGGCGAGGAACGCGTCCACGACGTCCGCAACTATCTGAAGCCCGGCAAGCTGTGGGAGGCCTTCACCTCGCCGGTCCGCCCTGTCCTGTTGATCGACGAGATCGACAAGGCCGACATCGAGTTCCCCAACGACCTGCTCCAGGAACTCGACCGGATGGAGTTCTTCGTCCAGGAAACCGGCGAGACCATCCGCGCCGCCGTCCGCCCGGTCGTGGTCATCACCTCCAACAACGAAAAGGAACTGCCCGACGCCTTTTTGCGCCGCTGCTTCTTCCACTACATCCGCTTTCCCGACGACGAGACCATGAAGGCCATCGTCGAGGTCCATTTCCCGGGCATCAAGGGCCGGCTGGTCTCCGAAGCGCTGAAGACCTTCTACGAGATCCGCGACACGCCGGGGTTGAAGAAGAAGCCCTCGACTTCCGAACTTCTCGACTGGCTGAAACTCCTGCTCGTCGAGGACATCGATCCCGAAACCCTGCGCGAAAAGACCCCCAACAAGCTGATCCCACCCCTGCACGGCGCCCTGCTAAAGAACGAACAGGACGTCCACCTGTTCGAGCGCCTGGCCTTCCTGACCCGTCGCGAAGGGTCCCGCCCCGGAACCTGAGCCGGTAGATCCGAACACCGTGTCGAACAGGTTTCGTCACGGCGATTACCGCGATTTCACTGGAATACGCGCGACCAGAGCGCATGATGATCTCATGAGACCGACCCTGCCATCGCGCATTGCGCTCCTGGCCTCCTGTGTGGGGGCCGTCGCCCTGATGGCGGCGTGCGACGATGGAGTGCGCATTTCCTCGACCCGGTCCAGCACCGAGGCCAAGGGCGTGCTCAAGGTCATCGACGCTCTGCAATGCCCCGAAACCCTGGGCTCCCTGACCCGCAAGGGCTCGGCCCAGGCCGACGGCACGGTCTGTACCTATGCCGGGCCGCGCGGAGCAGAGGTGTCGCTGCATCTGGTCCAGCTTGGCGACGACCCCATCGACACCGTCCTGAAGCGGTTCGAGACCCTGCTGTCCGACTCAATGCCGCGTACCGTCGCACAGCTGGCGGCGGCGGCGGCGAAGTCGGACGCCGAGGTGGCCCGTGCCGATGCCGAGGCTGCCCGGGCCGACGCCGAGGCGGCCGGAGCCGACGCCACGGCCCAGGCTGCATCCACCGAAGCGGCCTCTAGCGGTGACTCCGCCCACATATCGGCCCCCGGCATGCAGATCGACGCCGAGGGCGACCGTGCCCGGGTCAGCCTGCCGGGCATCCACGTCGACGCCGACGGCGACAAGGCCAATGTCCGAATCGGCGGCTTCACCATCCGCGCCGATGACTCCCAGGCCCGCATCTCGGGTACGGGGCGTGCTCCCGGTTCATCGACCGAAGAGGCCGTGAGTATCCATGCTGTCGACAATGCCGCGGAGTTCCGGTCGAGCGCTCCGGGCGAGGCGACGCGCCAGACCTGGCGTCTGAACGACGACACCCCCTCGGACGCCGGCTGGCGCATGGTCGGCTACGAAGCGCGTGGTCCTCGCGGCGGCCCTATCGTCGTCGCCACCGTCCGCGTCCGCGAGCGCCGCTCCGACGACGTCTTCGACGACGCCAGGGACCTCGTCGCCCTCAACGTCGGGGAATGACCCGGCCAGACGTCATCACATACTTGATCGCCACGACGGGATGGGTCACCTGACCGGCCAACCACAGGAACCTCCCAACTTGGCCGCGCCGTCGCTGAAACCATCGAACAAGGCGCCTCGTGCCTGGCAGCGGATGCTGTCGGGCCGTCGCCTCGACCTCCTCGACCCCTCGCCCCTCGACATCGAGATCGAGGACATCGCCCACGGCCTGGCCCGCGTCGCCCGCTGGAACGGCCAGACGATCGGCGAACACGCCTTCTCGGTCGCCCAGCACTCCTGCGTGGTCGAAGAGATCGCCGCCCACATCAGGCCGGGGCTGGAGCCGAAATGGCGCCTTGCCGCCCTGCTCCACGACGCGTCCGAATACGTCATCGGCGACATGATCTCGCCTTTCAAGGCGGCGCTGGGCATGAACTACAAGGGCTTCGAGGCCCGACTGGAAGACGCCATCCACGTCCGCTTCGGCCTCCCGCCCAAGTCCCCGCCGCCGATCAAGACCCTGATCAAAAAGGCCGACCGCGCCTGCGCCTTTTTCGAGGCGACCCAGCTGGCCGGTTTCGACCGCGCCGAATCGCTGAAGATCTTCGGCAGCCCCCCGCCCGGCTACGACCTGACCATCGAGCCCCTGCCCGCCCCGGTCGCCCAGGCCCGCTACCTCGAACGCTATCGCGTCCTGGCCGAGGCCGTCGGTCTGATCCCCGCCCCCGACGCCTGGCACACGGAATAGCGCCGGTGTCGTTCGGCGCGGAAAACGGTGTCCGGATCGGCCTCTCCGCTGTGGTCATGGCCATCCGCGACCGTCGCCTCTGCGTCCTGACCACCACGGCGCCGGGAGGCGAGATGGCCCTGCCCTTCGGGCCGTTCGATCCCGCCAACGATCGGACCTTTGAGCTGTCGTTGCGCGCCTTCGTCACCGCCCAGACCGGCTTTCGCCCCGGCTTCGTCGAGCAACTCTACACCTTCGGCGACGCCGGCCGCGCCTCGCCCCGCCCGACTCCGGGGCCCGAACGCCAGCGCGAGATCTCCGTCGGCTATCTGGCCCTGACCCGCGACGCCGCCGGCGCCTCCCTCGCCGACGCCCGCTGGACGCCGCTGTACGACATCTTCCCGTGGGAGGACCGCCGCACTCAAGCCGACCCCGCCATCCCCGACGCCCTGGCCGCCTGGACCGCTGCCGACCCGCGTCGTCCGGCCCGCGCCGAAAGCCTGTTCGCCTTGGGCGGCGCTCTGCGCTGGAACGAGGAGCGCGTGCTGGAGCGCTACGAACTCCTCTACGAAGCCGGCCTCGTCCCCGAGGCCCAGCGCGACGACGCGGCGTCGGCCGGCACCGCCGATGCCTTCCCCGGCCGCACAATGGTGTCCGATCACCGTCGCATCCTCGCCACCGGCCTCGGCAGGCTGCGATCCAAGTTGAAGTACCGACCGGTCCTGTTCGAACTTATCGACGGCGCCTTCACCCTGTCCGAACTCCAGGCGGCGGCCGAGGCCGTGGCGGGCCTCACCCTGCACAAGCAGAATTTCCGCCGCGGCGTCGAACGCACCGGCCTGGTCGAGCCCACCGGCCGCCTTTCGACCGGCACCGGCGGCCGCCCGGCCGAGCTGTTCCGCTTC
Encoded proteins:
- the eno gene encoding phosphopyruvate hydratase; its protein translation is MTDIADIVARQILDSRGNPTVEVDVTLDDGSFGRAAVPSGASTGAHEAVELRDGDKSVWGGKGVMKAVDAVNGEIFDALSGMDAEDQRRIDEALITLDGTDNKARLGANAILGVSLAVAKASAISAGLPLHRYVGGVSARVLPTPMMNIINGGMHADNPIDIQEFMILPTGAESFSEALRMGSEIFHALKKQLKDAGHNTNVGDEGGFAPNLASAEEALSFITKAGQAAGYLAGEDFHLGLDVASTEFFKNGKYELTGEGKSLDQDGMVGYLADLCERFPIVSIEDGCSEDDFEGWKMLTERLGDRIQLVGDDLFVTNPARLAAGIGEGLANSILIKVNQIGTLSETLDAVDMANRAGYTSVMSHRSGETEDSTIADLAVATNCGQIKTGSLARSDRTAKYNQLLRIEEMLGDQGAYFGDGMLLK
- a CDS encoding MoxR family ATPase, with translation MSRTTDRFEGTSNYIATQDLKIAVNAAVALERPLLIKGEPGTGKTVLAYEMAKALNAPLITWHIKSTTKAHNGLYEYDAVSRLRDSQLGEERVHDVRNYLKPGKLWEAFTSPVRPVLLIDEIDKADIEFPNDLLQELDRMEFFVQETGETIRAAVRPVVVITSNNEKELPDAFLRRCFFHYIRFPDDETMKAIVEVHFPGIKGRLVSEALKTFYEIRDTPGLKKKPSTSELLDWLKLLLVEDIDPETLREKTPNKLIPPLHGALLKNEQDVHLFERLAFLTRREGSRPGT
- a CDS encoding NAD(P)/FAD-dependent oxidoreductase, which gives rise to MTAFDFDAVVVGAGAVGLACGRALSKRGLVVLVLEKEGHIGQGVSSRNSEVIHGGLYYPTGSLKARFCVEGRRALYTYLDSRKIDYRKCGKLVVATNADEVASIEAIFERAVANGVEGLEHLTGEQARALEPALNAHAAILSPESGIFASHDYMLALQGEIEDAGGSVVVDTPFERAETLPGGGFTVTAGGEGGAVVTTRLLVTAPGLSSQDVAGRIEGFPADRIPRGHFGKGVYFRLTGKAPFERLIYPPPISGALGTHYRKDLGGQAVFGPDLEYVETEDYSVDPARAEGFATYIRRFWPGLPEGALTPDYAGIRPKLHGAGETQPDFQLDGAEVHGLPGLMALFGIESPGLTSSLAIGEAVADRLLGDAI
- a CDS encoding type II toxin-antitoxin system RatA family toxin — its product is MAIHRVTRVLPYTPQQLAELVADIGSYPQFVKWVSSMRTWNAREEAPGVDLVDAEAQVGFSFLKERFSTWVRHDRNLPRVEVGLIRGPFKHLKNRWDFHAIPEGTRLEFMIDFAFRSPILNAMLHANFDLAVGKLIASFEAEAARRYGTKT
- the lipA gene encoding lipoyl synthase is translated as MVTLIDTLTKTPAELRHPEKQNRPETAVLRKPDWLRVKAPGSGQYNATKAIVRDKGLVTVCEEAACPNIGECWSQKHATLMIMGDTCTRACAFCNVKTGLPQPLDPEEPAKVGLAVSQLGLNHVVITSVDRDDVADGGAAHFAEVVRQIRLQAPNTTIEILTPDFLRKDGAAEVMIDATPDVFNHNLETVPRLYLKIRPGARYFHSLRLLQMVKERDPNQFTKSGIMVGLGETKEEVMQVMDDMRSAGVDFITIGQYLQPTRKHAAIDRFVTPEEFKAYEAIARAKGFLMVSSSPLTRSSHHAGDDFARLKAAREGQNRR
- the rpmF gene encoding 50S ribosomal protein L32, which translates into the protein MAVPKRKVSPSRRNMRRAHDALGTNAYTEDKDTGELRRSHHIDLKTGTYRGRQVLTPKED
- a CDS encoding HD family hydrolase, translated to MLSGRRLDLLDPSPLDIEIEDIAHGLARVARWNGQTIGEHAFSVAQHSCVVEEIAAHIRPGLEPKWRLAALLHDASEYVIGDMISPFKAALGMNYKGFEARLEDAIHVRFGLPPKSPPPIKTLIKKADRACAFFEATQLAGFDRAESLKIFGSPPPGYDLTIEPLPAPVAQARYLERYRVLAEAVGLIPAPDAWHTE
- a CDS encoding methyltransferase type 11, giving the protein MRPTLPSRIALLASCVGAVALMAACDDGVRISSTRSSTEAKGVLKVIDALQCPETLGSLTRKGSAQADGTVCTYAGPRGAEVSLHLVQLGDDPIDTVLKRFETLLSDSMPRTVAQLAAAAAKSDAEVARADAEAARADAEAAGADATAQAASTEAASSGDSAHISAPGMQIDAEGDRARVSLPGIHVDADGDKANVRIGGFTIRADDSQARISGTGRAPGSSTEEAVSIHAVDNAAEFRSSAPGEATRQTWRLNDDTPSDAGWRMVGYEARGPRGGPIVVATVRVRERRSDDVFDDARDLVALNVGE
- a CDS encoding NAD regulator, which encodes MSFGAENGVRIGLSAVVMAIRDRRLCVLTTTAPGGEMALPFGPFDPANDRTFELSLRAFVTAQTGFRPGFVEQLYTFGDAGRASPRPTPGPERQREISVGYLALTRDAAGASLADARWTPLYDIFPWEDRRTQADPAIPDALAAWTAADPRRPARAESLFALGGALRWNEERVLERYELLYEAGLVPEAQRDDAASAGTADAFPGRTMVSDHRRILATGLGRLRSKLKYRPVLFELIDGAFTLSELQAAAEAVAGLTLHKQNFRRGVERTGLVEPTGRLSTGTGGRPAELFRFTGTDARDGQAPGLALPAQR
- a CDS encoding GNAT family N-acetyltransferase; this translates as MILRTERLVLRHARPTDLEELHAVLSDPRAMRWWSTLPHVTVAETQAWLEDMIAGSAGGSDDFVIERDGIVIGKAGFWRLPDVGYILHPDHWGQGLAGEAVGAAVDHVFAHRPIDRMTADVDPENMASIRLLERLGFVRTGSAERTWNIGGEWKDSLYFGLDRETWGRS